In one Salvelinus sp. IW2-2015 linkage group LG26, ASM291031v2, whole genome shotgun sequence genomic region, the following are encoded:
- the LOC111952647 gene encoding dnaJ homolog subfamily B member 9-like translates to MATSQSAFAFAVCILIITELILAKKDYYDILGVPKDANERQIKKAFHKLAMKYHPDKNKSPDAETKFRDIAEAYETLSDEKRRQEYDQFGHGTFHNDGTKGRNGPNVHQPFNFGDMFKDFDIYSQNRHARHKRHFEDHFRAHQEAHHSRHKRHSQGAFGAAGGGGFDGMFNDMKRFTFHRDTTKQTESRFQSTTAKQHCRTVTQRRGNMVTTYTDCTGS, encoded by the exons ATGGCAACTTCACAGTCAGCCTTCGCATTTGCAGTTTGTATCCTGATAATAACAGAGTTAATACTGGCCAAAAAGGACTACTATGACATATTGGGAGTGCCGAAAGATGCCAACGAGCGTCAGATAAAGAAGGCTTTTCACAAGCTGGCTATGAAGTATCACCCAGACAAGAACAAGAGCCCAGATGCTGAGACAAAGTTCAGAGACATTGCTGAGG CATATGAAACATTGTCAGACGAGAAGAGGCGACAAGAGTATGACCAGTTTGGACATGGCACATTCCATAACGATGGAACCAAAGGCAGAAACGGGCCAAACGTCCACCAGCCCTTCAACTTTGGCGACATGTTCAAGGACTTTGATATTTACAGCCAGAACCGGCACGCCCGTCACAAGAGGCACTTCGAGGATCACTTCCGGGCCCACCAGGAGGCCCATCACAGCAGACACAAGAGACACTCCCAGGGTGCTTTTGGAGCAGCAGGTGGTGGTGGCTTTGACGGCATGTTTAACGACATGAAGAGGTTTACTTTTCACAGGGATACTACTAAGCAGACTGAGAGCAGGTTTCAGAGTACTACCGCGAAGCAACACTGCAGAACAGTGACACAACGCAGGGGGAACATGGTCACCACGTACACTGACTGCACTGGCTCCTGA